In the bacterium genome, one interval contains:
- a CDS encoding T9SS type A sorting domain-containing protein, translating to MHAARIFCLVLVVSLLAYGQSAPDSLGLCYHSDTGIAQDLSVSFDDDDDSVPVVPSTPQDAGFLETTALYPNYPNPFNPETEVAFDLPQSMNVLVAVYDILGQHVMTLASGWLEGGHHVAEFDGSDLPPGIYFCRLDAPGVTQTHRMTLLK from the coding sequence ATGCACGCTGCTCGAATCTTTTGTTTGGTGCTGGTCGTCTCACTGCTTGCGTATGGTCAATCCGCTCCCGACAGTCTGGGACTCTGCTACCATTCTGACACCGGCATCGCACAGGACCTTTCGGTCTCATTTGACGACGACGATGATTCTGTGCCCGTTGTACCATCCACGCCGCAGGATGCGGGGTTTCTGGAGACGACGGCTCTCTACCCGAACTATCCCAATCCCTTCAATCCCGAAACCGAAGTGGCCTTTGACCTGCCGCAGAGCATGAATGTGCTGGTAGCGGTGTATGATATTCTGGGACAGCACGTGATGACACTGGCCAGTGGATGGTTAGAAGGCGGACATCATGTGGCAGAATTCGACGGCAGCGATTTGCCTCCGGGAATTTATTTTTGCAGGCTGGACGCCCCGGGAGTGACACAAACTCACCGAATGACGCTTTTGAAATAG